Genomic DNA from Polycladomyces subterraneus:
TCCCGGCGCCGTTTTCACCGATGTATCCCACCACTTCCCCTTGTTCGATCTGCAGATCGATCCCGTCTACCGCCCGGATCACGCGGTACTTTCGGTTCAACAAATCCCGGAATGCACCGAGCAATCCGGGACGGCTCTGATATACTCGAAACTCTTTGGTGAGTCCTTTCGCATCAATGCTGTACATCGGTCTCATCCACTCCCGTCATCCACGTCCCCATCTTCCACTATCCCATCCGATATTGTAGCACCCCCGTCAAGCGTCATAAAATTTGTAAAAAACATCCACCCCATGATGACTTTTTAAGTGGATTGGCAAAGTACGCGGTGTTGTTTTCCCGCCTGAAGCTTCGCACCTGAAGAAAAATTCGAACCCCCTCCCCTAACCACAGGCGCCCTGCTGAGGAAGCAGTCATGGCCGCTCCAACCCGGAGCGCAGACGCGGGGTAAAGGACGCTTCGCTTAGAGGAAATGGCCCGTGATTTCATTCCTGAAATTCCACAAGTCTTCGCTCGGCCGGGCTTGGATCTTGGCTCACCTTGGAAAGCATATGCTCACCCACGGATTTACTAGACAAGCCCTAAAAAGAGAGTGACCATTTTTCCTCTCGCTCCTGTTTCGCATCACAAAAGTCGCTCACGGAAAAATGGTCACTCTTCATCTGATCCACGGATGAAATGACTTCAATCAATATTCCTGAATAACGGGATGAACCGTGATTTCGTCCACCAACGCGTGCCGGGGAGCCGACGCCATATACACAACCGCTTCCGCGATATCTTCCGCTTGCAACCACCCCTCTTTCTCGGGGGCTCCCTGTTTCGTATCGTTGAAATAGGTGTCGGTCAGACCGGGCCGGATCACACCTACCCGTACACCGGACTTGCGCACTTCCTTTGCAAGTACTTCACTGAACGCCTCCAGGCCAAATTTGCTGGCACAATATGCGGACGCCCGCGGGATCGTCCGTTTGCCGATATCGGATGAAATGTTGATGATCTGGCCCTGTCCACGTTCAATCATATCTTCCAACACGGCTCGCGAAAACAGAAACGCGCCCGTCAAATTGACCTGCAAAATGCGGTTCCATTCCTCCAAAGACGTCTCCTGCACCGTTTTGAACAATCCAATGCCGGCGTTGTTAATCAGGATATCAATTTTGCCGAACGCCTCGCGCGCCAGTTCCACCGTACGACGTACATCTTCCTCACGTGATACGTCCGCCGTACTGATCCGGCACGCTCGCCCCTCATCGCGAACGCGTGCGGCGACGCGCTCCAAATCGGCTTCCTTCCGACCGACCAATACCAAATCCACACCTTCACGTGCCAAGGCAACGGCAATCGCTTCCCCGATTCCTCTGCTGGCTCCCGTTACGATGGCCACCTTGTTCTTCAGTCGCATGACACTTCCTCCCTGTACGAAGGTAAAAGGAGAGAGGCAGC
This window encodes:
- a CDS encoding SDR family oxidoreductase, producing the protein MRLKNKVAIVTGASRGIGEAIAVALAREGVDLVLVGRKEADLERVAARVRDEGRACRISTADVSREEDVRRTVELAREAFGKIDILINNAGIGLFKTVQETSLEEWNRILQVNLTGAFLFSRAVLEDMIERGQGQIINISSDIGKRTIPRASAYCASKFGLEAFSEVLAKEVRKSGVRVGVIRPGLTDTYFNDTKQGAPEKEGWLQAEDIAEAVVYMASAPRHALVDEITVHPVIQEY